The sequence CACAACCTGGTTAAGCGATGCACAGAGCAGCAATGATGTGAAACTCAGCAACGCTCCAAAATCATACGCGCCTTTTTTATTTAATGCCTTGTGTGGTTTAAAAGTGCTTAGTCAAAGCGGTGCTACCAAAGCTGAATTGAACAATGTTGTTAAAGTAACGATGGACGCCCTGGTATAATGATAGTTGACACGCACACGCACCTGTATGCAGAAGAATTTAATGCAGACAGAACCGCACTGATCGAAAAAGCCATAGCTAACGGAGTAAAGAAATTTTACCTTCCAAACATTGACTCCGGTTCTATACAGCCCATGCTGGACCTGGAAAAGGAACTGCCAGAAAGTTGTTTTGCTATGATGGGTCTGCACCCTTGTTCGGTAAAAGAAACCTACAAAGAAGAATTAGATCTTGTAAGAGAATGGCTTGATAAAAGAAAATTCATAGCCATAGGTGAGATAGGAATAGACCTATATTGGGACAAAACGTTTTTGGAAGAGCAAAAGGCAGCTTTCCGTCAGCAAATCGACTGGGCATTAGAATACAATTATCCCATTTCCATTCACTGTCGTGAGGCATTTGATCCGATTTTCGAAATTCTGAGCTCTTATACAACCCTTCCAAGATCGATTTTCCATTGCTTTTCAGGCACTTTAGAGCAGGCCAATAAGATTATTGATCTTGGTGGATTTAAATTGGGTATAGGAGGCGTGGTGACCTTTAAAAATGCAGGAATTGACAAAGTGGTAGAGCAGATTGATTTGCAACATCTTGTTTTAGAGACAGATGCACCTTATTTGGCTCCGGTTCCTTTCCGCGGAAAGAGAAACGAACCTGTTTATATATTAGAAGTAGCCCGTAAAATTGCCCAGATTAAAAATATCTCCATGGAGGAAGTTGGGCGCATTACAAGTGAAAACGCAAAATATATCTTTCAAAATGGATAAATTGTTGAAAACCTGCGTATATTTTTCAAAAAAGTTTTGTTCACTAAAAAAAACTTCTTACATTTGCACCCCCTATTTTAGGGAAAAGACTAAAATTTTTACAAAGTGGACGCATTAAGTTATAAAACAAAATTTGCCAACAAGGCAACAGCCAATAAAGAATGGTTACTTGTTGACGCTGAAAATGAAGTAGTTGGACGTTTAGCTTCGAAAGTAGCAATGTTACTTCGTGGAAAACATTTACCAAGTTATACTCCGCACGCGGATGCAGGAAGTAATGTAATTATCATTAATGCTGAGAAAGTTCGCTTTACCGGTAAAAAATTTACTGATAAAGAATACATTCGTTACACTGGTTACCAAGGTGGTCAGCGTTTTGCCACTCCAAAAGAGGTAATGGCAAAAAAACCTGAAGATATTTTATCACATGCTATTCATGGTATGTTGCCAAAAGGTCGTTTAGGTAGAACTTTAAACACCAATATCCGTATTTTCGTAGGTACTGAGCACGGTCACGACGCTCAACAGCCTAAAAAAATAGATTTAAGTAAAATTAAGTAATTAAGAAATAAATGGAAGTAATTAATACATCTGGCCGCAGAAAAACTTCAGTTGCACGTGCATACGTAACAGCAGGCTCTGGAAACATTGAAGTAAACGGAAGAGATTTCAAAGAATATTTCAAAACTCCAACTTTACATTATTATGTAACGCAATCGTTAATGGTTTCAAACCTTCGCGAAGCTTACGACGTTAAAGTAAATGTTGCAGGTGGCGGAATTACAGGTCAGGCACAAGCTATTCGTTTAGCTATTGCTAAAGCGTTAGTTGAAATGAATGCAGAGTTAAAAAAAGATCTTCGTGCAGCAGGTTTAATTACCCGCGATCCACGTATGGTTGAACGTAAGAAATTCGGTCAGAAAAAAGCTCGTGCTCGCTTCCAATTCAGCAAACGTTAATATTTTATTTAAAGAAAGAGAACATAACAAATGTCAGCAAGAACATCCTTTAACGAATTACTTGAATCAGGTGCACACTTTGGTCACCTTAAAAGCAAATGGAATCCGGCAATGGCTCCTTATATCTATGCCGAAAAGAACGGAATTCATATTATCGATCTAAACAAAACTGTTGCTAAAATTGATGAAGCAGCAGACGCTTTAAAACAAATCGCCCGTTCTGGTCGTAAAGTTTTATTCGTAGCTACTAAAAAACAAGCAAAAGATATAGTTGCCGAAAAAGTAAAAACAGTTAACATGCCTTATGTTACTGAACGTTGGCCAGGTGGAATGTTGACTAACTTTGCTACGATCCGTAAATCGGTTCGTCGTATGAGCCAGATCGACAAGATGTTTGCTGATGGAA is a genomic window of Sphingobacteriaceae bacterium containing:
- a CDS encoding hydrolase TatD; translated protein: MMIVDTHTHLYAEEFNADRTALIEKAIANGVKKFYLPNIDSGSIQPMLDLEKELPESCFAMMGLHPCSVKETYKEELDLVREWLDKRKFIAIGEIGIDLYWDKTFLEEQKAAFRQQIDWALEYNYPISIHCREAFDPIFEILSSYTTLPRSIFHCFSGTLEQANKIIDLGGFKLGIGGVVTFKNAGIDKVVEQIDLQHLVLETDAPYLAPVPFRGKRNEPVYILEVARKIAQIKNISMEEVGRITSENAKYIFQNG
- a CDS encoding 50S ribosomal protein L13 encodes the protein MDALSYKTKFANKATANKEWLLVDAENEVVGRLASKVAMLLRGKHLPSYTPHADAGSNVIIINAEKVRFTGKKFTDKEYIRYTGYQGGQRFATPKEVMAKKPEDILSHAIHGMLPKGRLGRTLNTNIRIFVGTEHGHDAQQPKKIDLSKIK
- a CDS encoding 30S ribosomal protein S9, with amino-acid sequence MEVINTSGRRKTSVARAYVTAGSGNIEVNGRDFKEYFKTPTLHYYVTQSLMVSNLREAYDVKVNVAGGGITGQAQAIRLAIAKALVEMNAELKKDLRAAGLITRDPRMVERKKFGQKKARARFQFSKR